From Rutidosis leptorrhynchoides isolate AG116_Rl617_1_P2 chromosome 3, CSIRO_AGI_Rlap_v1, whole genome shotgun sequence, a single genomic window includes:
- the LOC139898749 gene encoding uncharacterized protein, protein MVFIDAQGNKIAATIPKKLIAFFRRTFVEGCFLDLTGFGVIEYEEKNYRMAANEWRVILLRQTTVRRAAPFLIAEDGFSPVSYVNVNEWDIDGLTAFDVMGQLIENSPIEIKWDKESAKKSMSFYLCDLGLD, encoded by the exons ATGGTATTCATCGATGCCCAG GGTAACAAGATTGCTGCTACAATCCCGAAGAAGTTGATTGCATTCTTCCGCAGAACATTTGTTGAAGGGTGTTTTTTGGATCTGACCGGTTTTGGTGTAATCGAGTACGAAGAAAAAAACTATAGGATGGCAGCCAATGAGTGGAGGGTTATTTTGTTGCGCCAAACTACTGTTCGCAGGGCTGCACCTTTTTTGATAGCTGAAGATGGTTTTTCCCCTGTGTCATATGTTAATGTTAATGAATGGGACATTGATGGGTTAACTgcttttg ATGTTATGGGTCAGCTGATTGAAAACAGTCCTATCGAAATAAAATGGGACAAAGAAAGTGCGAAGAAGTCAATGAGTTTTTACCTTTGTGATTTGGGGTTAGATTAA